A window of Pseudodesulfovibrio hydrargyri contains these coding sequences:
- a CDS encoding putative zinc-binding protein has product MSDCGCSCQAAPKFVFSCSGAADVGEVADQAARSVSREGTAKMFCLAGIGGRVSGIVKSTEAAQKVVAIDGCPLNCARRTLEEAGFTGFEHIQLDGLGFKKGETPATPENIQTVVRSVSEAFSK; this is encoded by the coding sequence ATGTCAGATTGCGGTTGCTCGTGTCAGGCGGCCCCGAAATTCGTGTTCTCCTGCTCCGGCGCGGCGGACGTCGGCGAGGTGGCGGACCAGGCCGCCCGGTCCGTGTCCCGGGAGGGAACGGCCAAGATGTTCTGCCTGGCCGGCATCGGCGGCCGGGTGTCCGGCATCGTCAAGTCCACCGAGGCGGCGCAAAAGGTGGTGGCCATCGACGGCTGTCCCCTGAACTGCGCCCGCAGGACCCTGGAGGAGGCGGGCTTCACCGGGTTCGAACACATCCAGCTCGACGGCCTCGGCTTCAAGAAAGGCGAGACCCCGGCCACCCCGGAAAACATCCAGACCGTGGTGCGGTCCGTTTCCGAAGCGTTCTCGAAATAA
- a CDS encoding thioredoxin family protein, which produces MKILVMGPGCPKCEQAEKTVRDAVAEAGIAADIEKVKDFQEIAKYGVFSTPAVVIDGEVKVVGKAPSKKDVLGWLK; this is translated from the coding sequence ATGAAGATTCTGGTCATGGGCCCCGGCTGCCCCAAGTGTGAACAGGCCGAAAAGACCGTGCGCGACGCCGTTGCCGAAGCGGGCATCGCGGCGGACATCGAAAAGGTCAAGGATTTCCAGGAAATTGCCAAGTACGGCGTCTTCTCCACCCCGGCGGTGGTCATCGACGGCGAGGTCAAGGTGGTCGGCAAGGCCCCGTCCAAGAAAGACGTTCTCGGCTGGCTGAAGTAG
- a CDS encoding permease, producing MSEQNNISCACNGGAPKAVKDEAGVGRILLLQALAVAAWYFLYLQLLPFSEWFAYGLLGLDPASHLGSAVQFFVYDTPKVLMLLLLVVYGVGILRSFVTVNWTRAFLAGKRESAGNVLAAGLGVVTPFCSCSAVPLFIGFMTAGIPLGVTFSFLIAAPMVNEIALVLLYGLLGWKVAALYFATGIGIAVVAGWVMGRMRLEQYVEDWVREIRAGEAAEEPHMTWRDRFIYALESVRDIVGRVWKFVVLGIAAGAAIHGYVPEGQLAVIMGSEAWWSVPLSVLLGIPMYTNAAGIIPVVEALLGKGAALGTTLAFMMSVIALSFPEMVILRKVLKPRLIAAFIGVVGCGILIVGYLFNTII from the coding sequence ATGTCTGAACAGAACAACATCTCCTGCGCCTGCAACGGCGGCGCTCCCAAGGCCGTCAAAGACGAGGCCGGGGTCGGGCGCATCCTGCTCCTGCAGGCCCTGGCCGTGGCCGCCTGGTATTTCCTCTACCTGCAACTGCTGCCCTTTTCCGAGTGGTTCGCCTACGGGCTGCTGGGGCTCGATCCGGCAAGCCACCTGGGGTCGGCCGTGCAGTTCTTCGTCTACGACACGCCCAAGGTGCTCATGCTCCTGCTGCTGGTGGTCTACGGCGTGGGCATCCTGCGCTCGTTCGTGACCGTCAATTGGACCCGCGCCTTCCTGGCCGGGAAGCGGGAATCGGCGGGCAACGTGCTGGCCGCCGGGCTTGGCGTGGTCACGCCCTTTTGCTCCTGCTCGGCCGTGCCCCTGTTCATCGGGTTCATGACCGCGGGCATCCCGCTGGGCGTGACCTTCTCCTTCCTCATCGCCGCGCCCATGGTCAACGAGATCGCCCTGGTCCTGCTCTACGGGCTGCTCGGCTGGAAGGTCGCGGCCCTGTACTTCGCCACCGGCATCGGTATCGCCGTGGTCGCGGGCTGGGTCATGGGCCGCATGCGGCTGGAGCAGTACGTCGAGGACTGGGTGCGCGAGATCCGTGCGGGCGAGGCGGCCGAAGAACCGCACATGACCTGGAGGGACCGTTTCATCTATGCGCTCGAATCCGTGCGCGACATCGTGGGCCGGGTCTGGAAGTTCGTGGTCCTGGGCATTGCGGCGGGCGCGGCCATCCACGGCTACGTGCCCGAAGGCCAGTTGGCCGTGATCATGGGCAGCGAGGCGTGGTGGTCCGTGCCCCTGTCCGTGCTGCTCGGCATCCCCATGTACACCAACGCGGCGGGGATCATCCCGGTGGTCGAGGCCCTGCTCGGCAAGGGCGCGGCGCTCGGCACCACCCTGGCCTTCATGATGTCCGTCATCGCCCTGTCCTTCCCGGAGATGGTCATCCTGCGCAAGGTCCTCAAGCCCAGGCTCATCGCCGCCTTCATCGGGGTGGTCGGCTGCGGCATTCTCATCGTCGGCTATCTTTTCAACACTATCATCTAA
- a CDS encoding ArsR/SmtB family transcription factor, with protein MQEIVLADRFEERAKVVKAMAHPSRLMMIDELSRGERCVCDLRDLVGADMSTVSKHLAVLKNAGIVEDERRGKNIYYRLRVPCVINFFHCIESVIEAKGK; from the coding sequence GTGCAGGAAATCGTATTGGCCGACCGTTTCGAGGAGCGGGCCAAGGTGGTCAAGGCCATGGCCCATCCGTCGAGACTGATGATGATCGACGAATTGTCGCGCGGCGAGCGGTGCGTTTGCGACCTGCGCGACCTGGTCGGGGCGGACATGTCCACCGTGTCCAAGCACCTTGCCGTACTCAAGAATGCGGGCATCGTCGAGGACGAGCGGCGCGGCAAGAACATCTACTACCGGCTGCGCGTGCCCTGCGTGATCAACTTCTTCCACTGCATCGAGTCCGTGATTGAGGCCAAGGGGAAGTAA
- a CDS encoding MOSC domain-containing protein, with the protein MGTVQAVNISDRKGEKKHEVEAITLIEDYGVESDAHGGSGRQVSLLALERIEDMKKALETLKAGDFAENITTTGVAASELAPGMRLTVGEAELEITQIGKTCHHGCAIRKQVGYCIMPKEGVFGRVVRGGVVRKGDRIAIVRGA; encoded by the coding sequence ATGGGAACGGTACAGGCGGTCAATATCAGCGACAGGAAAGGCGAGAAAAAGCATGAGGTCGAGGCGATCACGCTCATCGAGGATTACGGTGTGGAGTCTGATGCCCACGGCGGCAGCGGGCGGCAGGTCAGCCTGCTCGCGCTGGAGCGTATCGAGGACATGAAGAAGGCGCTCGAGACCCTCAAGGCGGGCGATTTCGCGGAGAACATCACCACCACGGGCGTGGCCGCGTCCGAGCTTGCGCCCGGCATGCGCCTGACCGTGGGCGAGGCCGAGCTCGAGATCACCCAGATCGGCAAGACCTGCCACCACGGGTGCGCCATCCGCAAGCAGGTGGGCTACTGCATCATGCCGAAGGAGGGCGTATTCGGCCGGGTTGTCCGGGGCGGGGTCGTCAGAAAGGGCGACCGCATCGCCATCGTCCGGGGCGCGTGA
- a CDS encoding NfeD family protein: MEYFASAQNIQWLIWLGVGLVFVIAELAVPAFIVVFFGVGAFIAGGTAFFGATVPVQLVVFGVSSVVLLILFRKMMAATFTGEKAEDEKEPNVIGQQAEVVDAIRPPQPGRIKFQGSFWSARSGEAVEPGSMVRIVKRDENDLNAFVVEKEQ; the protein is encoded by the coding sequence ATGGAATACTTCGCCTCGGCGCAAAACATACAGTGGCTCATCTGGCTCGGCGTGGGCCTGGTCTTTGTCATCGCCGAACTGGCGGTGCCCGCGTTCATCGTGGTCTTTTTCGGCGTGGGCGCGTTCATCGCCGGGGGCACGGCCTTTTTCGGGGCCACGGTTCCGGTCCAGCTGGTGGTCTTCGGCGTCTCGTCCGTGGTCCTGCTCATCCTGTTCCGCAAGATGATGGCCGCCACCTTCACCGGCGAAAAGGCCGAAGACGAAAAGGAACCGAACGTCATCGGCCAGCAGGCCGAGGTCGTGGACGCCATCCGTCCTCCCCAACCCGGAAGAATCAAGTTCCAGGGCTCGTTCTGGAGCGCCCGGAGCGGCGAAGCCGTGGAGCCGGGCTCCATGGTCCGCATCGTCAAGCGTGACGAAAACGACCTGAACGCCTTTGTGGTGGAAAAGGAGCAATAG
- a CDS encoding SPFH domain-containing protein, translating into MDPATMTSLITALVFVLLVVVLIIKTAVVVPQKSQFVVERLGKYAKTIGAGLHILIPFIDRIAYKRSLKEEVMDIPAQTCITRDNVSVTIDGVLYIRVMDAKMSAYGIENYYIAASQLAQTSLRSAIGKIDLDKTFEERETINASVVQAVDEAAQEWGIKVMRYEIKDITPPGTVMAAMEAQMKAEREKRAEIAISEGDRQSRINRAEGLRQEAIHVSEGEKQKRINEAEGQAREILLVADATAEGIRKVAEAVNLPGGPEAMNLKVAQQYVSEFGKLAKTNNTMIIPADLAGMGGMVATATEIINTAMRKGGKTAQPAQAEFKVE; encoded by the coding sequence ATGGATCCCGCAACCATGACTTCCCTGATCACGGCCCTGGTGTTCGTCCTCCTGGTGGTCGTCCTGATCATCAAGACCGCCGTGGTCGTGCCGCAGAAAAGCCAGTTCGTGGTCGAGCGGCTGGGCAAATACGCCAAGACCATCGGCGCGGGCCTGCACATCCTCATCCCGTTCATCGACCGCATCGCCTACAAGCGGTCCCTCAAGGAAGAGGTCATGGACATCCCGGCCCAAACCTGCATCACCCGCGACAACGTGTCCGTGACCATAGACGGCGTACTCTACATCCGCGTCATGGACGCCAAGATGTCCGCCTACGGCATCGAAAACTACTACATCGCCGCCTCCCAGCTGGCCCAGACCTCCCTGCGCTCGGCCATCGGCAAGATCGACCTGGACAAGACCTTCGAGGAACGCGAGACCATCAACGCCTCCGTGGTCCAGGCCGTGGACGAGGCCGCCCAGGAATGGGGCATCAAGGTCATGCGCTACGAGATCAAGGACATCACCCCTCCGGGCACCGTCATGGCCGCCATGGAGGCCCAGATGAAGGCCGAACGCGAGAAACGCGCCGAGATCGCCATTTCCGAAGGCGACCGCCAGTCGCGCATCAACCGCGCCGAAGGGTTGCGCCAGGAAGCCATCCACGTCTCGGAAGGCGAAAAGCAGAAACGCATCAACGAGGCCGAAGGCCAGGCCCGGGAAATCCTGCTCGTGGCCGACGCCACCGCCGAAGGCATCCGCAAGGTCGCCGAGGCCGTCAACCTGCCCGGCGGACCCGAAGCCATGAACCTCAAGGTCGCCCAGCAGTATGTCTCCGAGTTCGGCAAACTGGCCAAGACCAACAACACCATGATCATCCCCGCCGACCTCGCCGGTATGGGCGGCATGGTCGCCACCGCCACCGAAATCATCAACACCGCCATGCGCAAGGGCGGCAAGACCGCCCAGCCCGCTCAGGCCGAGTTCAAGGTGGAATAA